The nucleotide sequence GCATGATTTCACAATTGTATGCTCGCCTATGCTCAATCTGCAAGGAGGGATAacatcaaaataaatataaatgatatAGCAAGTTAGTGCCAACTTTATGTTGTGGCCAAATAAAAGATATAGCAGTTATAAAATCACAAATAAGTGCATAACCTATCTCAAACACAGTACCATACAGATTAATGTTCGTTGTTTGAAACACAGCACTCAACAACAGATCTCTCATAATTCCATGATAAGAAAAAGTGCAGGAAATAGCAAAGTAACTCTCTTCAAATCAAttttgtttttatcattttttatacTTCATCTTGTCATCTAAAATTTGGCGTGAATAGCAAGCTGACAGATGACAACTTGAAACGTTAATGTAATATGGTGCTGCCATAAATTGATAACCAAttaatagatagagctcctagaAACTATTTGTCGTAGATTTAGTTATCACATTCAGGTATAAACAACTAGATTATTTAGATAACCATAAGCTCTCTTTGTACTACTAGTAACCAGAGGTAACTTACCAGCTGCACTTTATCAGATTTAGGCCCAACTGAGCTTTGGGAATTTGATTTCTTGGTTGAACCTGAACTTGGGGCTGCTGCTGAGAAGAGACTCTCAAGCTCTGACATGTCAATCTCTGGGGCTCTACATAAAGATAACAAATGTAGAGGCACATGACACACTAGAATAATAGGAAGACTATTGGTCATAAAAATGAACACTATGGCCAAATCAACATTACTTGGAAGCTTCACCCGATTTCTGTGTCTCAGCCCACAAACTTCCTTGCACCGCCCTAGATAGTTTCAACCAGTGCAATGGCTTCAGCTTTTTGCCATTATTCTTTGAACTAATAGTACGTGACAGAATCCGTCCCTTTGAGCCGGACCCATCCGAAAGAGACCCTGGAAAACCATTGCTTGGGTTTGAACCTCCTTTGCCAAAGGGAGCAGGAGGTGGTGGAGCAGCTGGTGCAGAAGGAGGTCGTGGAGCAGTTGGTGCAGAAGGAGGTGGAGGGGCAGCTGGTGCAGAAGGAGGTGGAGGAGCAGCTGGGACAGAAGGATTAGGCTTATTGGAGGGAAATGATGCAGATGGTGGCGGTGGCGGCGGCGGCGGTGGTGCTGCTGATGGTGTACTAGGAGCTTCAGCTTTGACAGAGAGACAAGGAGGTGGCAGTGGTGGAGGGGATCTAGCTCTAACCTGTGAATCATCCTTTGCAGGaggcggaggaggaggaggaggaggaggagggtgTCTAGCTTTTATCTGTGGCTCTTCCTTTAAAGCAGGTGATGCTGGAGGAGGGGCTCCTTCTATAACATGTAGATCGTTATTTGAAGGACGTGGCGGAGGTGGAGGAGATCTAACTATAGCTGGTTTATGATCCTTTGGAGGAGGAGTAGGAGGAAGAGGGGGTGGAGGCGGTGAGAATGACTCGAGTCTTGTTTTTACAGGTGGAATCTCCTTCAACGGTGTTCTGGGAGAAAGTGCAGGGGGTGGCTGAACTGAAGTAATACCTGAATTTGAAGCCAGGGTGATGGTATCAGTTGGTGACTTACTACAAGAGGTAGGTGACGATTGACTCTCAGGTGCAAACCTAGAAATAGATGACGGACTTCTATCTTGTAATTGGGCTTCAGTTTCATCAATAAGTTGATGACTGACTTCTGTATGGGGAAGAGAATCATGAAATGCTTTGCCTAATCTAGTTCGGGCAGGCCGTAAAGGAGGTGTTTCTGGGGAAAAAGAAGCATCCATAGAACCAGGCAAATAAGAAATATCAGATGCCTTTGGAGTAGCATCAACTTTGCTGGCCATGTCACCTTTTTTACTCTTCTCATTTTCCGGGGATTGCTTACTCATTTTCCCCTGAGGCATTGTGCCCATTTCTCCATGCTGATCAGAAACTGTATCCAACTTGTCGTTAATGATAGCCGAAGCAGTCATCTGTTGGAGAACATTTAGTGCAGCATCTGCATTGGGGTCCAACCAGTCCACATAGTTAAAAATCTCTTGAACCTTGGCAAATGCTTCCACTGGCAGTCCTTCCTTCTCCTCAAAGCATGAGGTGCGATCCACCATAACAGCTGCAGCAGCATCCATTTCTGAGAAAAGGATCTTCATCCAAATAAACCAAAGAATAAATTTGAAAGTTAGGTATTTCTAACCTATGTAGCCATTATAACAGACGgttatatatgagaaaaagaaaaaagaaaaaagaagatataCCTCGGCTCTGAAATCCTTTGGAAAGTGATCTTTACCATCCCATAAAATGTCAACTTCATCCCGGTTAAGCATCATAATATTAGATCTAACAAAAGCAGTGTTGAACATTACTCGGAACATCATCATTTCTTGCTCCATATCAGCGTTCAAGTTAGTGCTCTCAACCACAACATCACCTTGAATATGGCAACTGATATCAATCTTAATTAGTTCACTCTCTCCCTGCAGCACAGTTAGCAAGGAGTTCCAAAATAATTACACATCTACGATCAGATTCCATATGCATCTAGATCGAGTAATAAAAGTGTTGGGGGCACAATATTTTCTAGAACAACAAACATATCATTgtatcaattcaaattttcataGAACGGGCCCCTCTCGAACTAATCCAGGATTTTGTAAGACTGAAAAATAGTAGTCATGTTGAAACTTGACCAAAATTTGCTCATGTTAAACCTAGTAAATATGAACTTATATTCACTTCCTTATTTTGTCATATTTCTTCCTCTTattccttttagaattttgggATATTGATGCAACAGTCTCTTGTATCAAAGACTACGACCCACCTAAATGAAGCTTGCTTATTCATCAAATAACTTTTTTGCAAAATATCACTATTGAGAAACTTACCAATGGAAAGAATTGCTGGAAATGCTAACTATTACCAACTTTAAAGCTAAGACTACATTGGGCAAACAGAGTGCTCAAATATGAAATGAGTGCTCTACTTTTCAAAAAAGAGGACCCAGGAGCAAACAGAGCAACAAATCCATATGAAAGCCTAGGGGTTAGTTAATTTCACCTGCTTGTAACACCGGATATTCTTGCTTCTCTTGGGCGTTGAGTACAACATTTTCGGATTCTTGTCTCCACTAAAAGGGTCCTGCCCATAAATTCTAAACAAGGGATGGCAGCCTCCTTCTCCATCGAAATTGGGGATGAATCTAAGGATGATGCAGTCCAACATGAGCGCCCTGTCCAACGGTGGCCAATCTATGGCCACATTCCTTCTTGAAACATACTGCAGATACCTCAGCTGCGAAGGGATCGGATTCAAGGGTGTCAGCAAATGTAAAAGCTCGCGGGGAGACTGCTTATACACCATATCCAAAGTCCGTTGCTCCCCAGTATAAAGCTTCCGAAAAATCAACAATGCAGCTAGCATAAAGGCCAAAACAGGCCAACCTCCGCGCTCACAATGCATTAACAACACATTGTGCTGCCCAAGAGAGAGCCAACTCTCACCAGACCTTAAGAAATGGTGAATGAGCTCCATCTTGAGCACAGGACAACCCTCGTAGTGCCGCGGATAGTCCATAATAGTAATGTCATACTCAGATAATATGTCTGCCATAACGCTCTTGGTGTCTTCCTCtctgaaattgaaaacaagaattgAAGCATCTTGCAAGTTCTCCCTAAGATGACCAACTATACCATCAATGTAAACTTTGTAATTCTCTTCGCTCCAAGCATCAGTGGTGAAGCAGCAATCAAATACTACATTAATCAATTAATTGGTTAAGA is from Arachis ipaensis cultivar K30076 chromosome B01, Araip1.1, whole genome shotgun sequence and encodes:
- the LOC107641202 gene encoding formin-like protein 13; the protein is MAMLRKLFFRKPPDGLLEICERVYVFDCCFTTDAWSEENYKVYIDGIVGHLRENLQDASILVFNFREEDTKSVMADILSEYDITIMDYPRHYEGCPVLKMELIHHFLRSGESWLSLGQHNVLLMHCERGGWPVLAFMLAALLIFRKLYTGEQRTLDMVYKQSPRELLHLLTPLNPIPSQLRYLQYVSRRNVAIDWPPLDRALMLDCIILRFIPNFDGEGGCHPLFRIYGQDPFSGDKNPKMLYSTPKRSKNIRCYKQGESELIKIDISCHIQGDVVVESTNLNADMEQEMMMFRVMFNTAFVRSNIMMLNRDEVDILWDGKDHFPKDFRAEILFSEMDAAAAVMVDRTSCFEEKEGLPVEAFAKVQEIFNYVDWLDPNADAALNVLQQMTASAIINDKLDTVSDQHGEMGTMPQGKMSKQSPENEKSKKGDMASKVDATPKASDISYLPGSMDASFSPETPPLRPARTRLGKAFHDSLPHTEVSHQLIDETEAQLQDRSPSSISRFAPESQSSPTSCSKSPTDTITLASNSGITSVQPPPALSPRTPLKEIPPVKTRLESFSPPPPPLPPTPPPKDHKPAIVRSPPPPPRPSNNDLHVIEGAPPPASPALKEEPQIKARHPPPPPPPPPPPAKDDSQVRARSPPPLPPPCLSVKAEAPSTPSAAPPPPPPPPPSASFPSNKPNPSVPAAPPPPSAPAAPPPPSAPTAPRPPSAPAAPPPPAPFGKGGSNPSNGFPGSLSDGSGSKGRILSRTISSKNNGKKLKPLHWLKLSRAVQGSLWAETQKSGEASKAPEIDMSELESLFSAAAPSSGSTKKSNSQSSVGPKSDKVQLIEHRRAYNCEIMLSKVKVPLHELMSSVLALEESALDIDQVENIIKFCPTKEEMELLKGYTGEKEKLGRCEQFFLELMQVPRVESKLRVFSFKIQFQTQVADLRNNLNVVNAAADEIRGSVKFKRVMQTILSLGNALNQGTARGSAIGFRLDSLLKLTETRARNKKMTLMHYLCKVLSDKLPEVLDFSKDVANLEPAAKIQLKILAEEMQAISKGLEKVVQELSISENDGPMSETFRKNLKGFLSHAEAEVRSLASLYSRVVGFRGCICMSLKFRPYIGNALLGYLYFIG